The Helianthus annuus cultivar XRQ/B chromosome 11, HanXRQr2.0-SUNRISE, whole genome shotgun sequence region tagaacttattatctacaaaagatttGTCTgccccagaatcaaataatactcttgcgtagacatcatttattagaaaagtacctgttatcaCGTTATCGTTCTGAATAGCTTCCTGAGCATTCACCTGGAAGATCCTAGCGttggtcttctttccctcttCAGCCTTTTTCGCAAGTTTCGGGCAGTTGGGCCTAAGATGTCCCTTCTCGTTACAATTAAAGCATGtggcatccttgagtttcttacAGTATAATGCCTTGTGATCtggggacttgcaaatcccacaaacTTTCGGCTGGGATTGGGATCTAGACTTATACCTGcacctcccgaaatggtgcttcttacaaaccttgcatCGGGGTTTATCACCCGTCTGTTGATctcccttcttggatcccgaccctttcttgtggtcattgtttccctTGCGCTTCTTCTCTGAGCGCCacgaaccatcatcttcgcgttttctCTTTTCAGCATCcgcatttctcaatgatctctgccTAACAGCATCCAGCgtaagggacagagatatgtcagctgCTGATCGaaatgtagcgggccgagaggccttgacactTGCTTTGATTTCCGGGGCCatacccccaatgaaacgggctatccttTTAGGTTCAggtgtcacaaggtaaggaacTAACCTTGACAGGGTATTAAAActcgtgagatatgcctggcaatccaggtttttCATGACCAACAacagaaaatcagattctatcttttccacctcgtGTTGAGGACAATAGTTctccttgataagagcaacaaattgaTTCCATGACATGTTGTATAATGGAATCTTTCCAGTAGCCTGTATTAATGACCTCCACCAGGCCAAGGCTTCACCCTTGAaggactgggatacaaactttacaatatccctttcagcacaaccactgatgtccacaacagtgtccatctcatccagccaagtcatgcaatccacaaCCCCTTTTTCTCCGGTAaagtcccggggtttacaagaaacgaaatacttatacgtacaggacttggTACGTGGAGCATCATCAAATACTATCTTCTTGGGTGGAGCACTGTTGTTGTTTGAAGAGTGtctatcatcatctttcttagatt contains the following coding sequences:
- the LOC118483976 gene encoding uncharacterized protein LOC118483976: MSWNQFVALIKENYCPQHEVEKIESDFLLLVMKNLDCQAYLTSFNTLSRLVPYLVTPEPKRIARFIGGMAPEIKASVKASRPATFRSAADISLSLTLDAVRQRSLRNADAEKRKREDDGSWRSEKKRKGNNDHKKGSGSKKGDQQTGDKPRCKVCKKHHFGRCRYKSRSQSQPKVCGICKSPDHKALYCKKLKDATCFNCNEKGHLRPNCPKLAKKAEEGKKTNARIFQVNAQEAIQNDNVITG